The Castanea sativa cultivar Marrone di Chiusa Pesio chromosome 11, ASM4071231v1 genome contains a region encoding:
- the LOC142617875 gene encoding heavy metal-associated isoprenylated plant protein 41-like: MSYYYQNEEWEVDVDEEEEEEEEEEEKWVKNISSNHQILLVGEGDFSFSLSLAHSFGSASNILASSLDPYDVLIENYEDAKWNLENLEKLGASLLHGVDATKLKLHSNLRWQKFDRIIFNFPHAGFHGNEAHTRVIKMHRNLVHGFFSSARGMLRADGEIHVNHKTTAPFCHWNIRELASKNWLVLIGCVDFKKEDYPGYNNKRGNGSRCDESFPLGECCTFEFRLSPTARRIAPSSSF; this comes from the exons ATGTCttattattatcaaaatgaAGAGTGGGAAGTGGATGttgacgaagaagaagaagaagaagaagaggaagaagagaaatGGGTGAAGAATATATCGTCTAATCACCAAATACTGTTGGTGGGTGAGGgagatttctctttctctttgagCTTGGCTCACTCTTTTGGCTCTGCTTCCAACATTCTCGCTTCCTCTCTTGACCCTTATG ATGTCTTGATTGAAAACTACGAGGATGCGAAATGgaatttggaaaatttagaGAAGTTGGGAGCATCCCTCTTACATGGAGTGGATGCAACTAAATTGAAGCTTCATAGTAATCTAAGGTGGCAGAAATTCGATAGGATTATCTTTAACTTTCCTCATGCAGGGTTCCATGGAAATGAAGCCCACACACGTGTGATTAA GATGCATAGAAATCTTGTTCATGGCTTCTTTAGTAGCGCAAGAGGCATGCTTCGAGCAGATGGTGAAATTCATGTGAACCACAAAACTACAGCTCCATTCTGCCACTGGAATATAAGGGAACTTGCTTCAAAGAACTGGTTGGTATTGATTGGGTGTGTTGATTTCAAGAAAGAAGACTACCCAGGTTATAACAACAAAAGAGGGAATGGTTCAAGATGTGATGAATCATTTCCTTTGGGTGAGTGCTGTACGTTTGAATTCAGATTGTCCCCTACAGCTAGAAGGATAGCACCTTCCAGTTCGTTTTAA
- the LOC142616131 gene encoding uncharacterized protein LOC142616131, which produces MGKPNSFHRASEQAMTDLMNQSQHIQKILENFNSDQIASNRLRLKASIDVVKVLEFQGLAFRGRDESSDSINRGNFLETLDLVVLYNEYVAKAIEKAPKNASYKSPKIQKEILHVFSNKVKKAIREEISDAKFCLIIDEARDESMKEQMAIVIKFVDKYDIQGQGYDGASNMRGEWNGLKALVSNDCPYAYYIHCFAHRMQFALVAASKEVILVQSFFNRLSSIVNVVDASCKHIEQLKKAYADQIAYFVEIGELETERGLNQISTLQRAGDTCWGSHLRSISSLVNIFSPTCEILLKIIKEGNTTSQREAAYSCYHAMISFEFVFILHLMKEIMKITNTVCQALQCQSQDILNAMDFVSSTKALIQNFRDEEWDNLLTIVKSFCETRDIDVPDMNACYVERGGLARYQQDDFTIEHHYRVDIFML; this is translated from the exons ATGGGGAAACCTAACTCTTTTCATAGAGCTTCCGAGCAAGCCATGACAGATTTGATGAACCAGTCTCAACACATACAAAAGATActtgaaaatttcaattctGATCAAATTGCAAGCAATCGATTGCGGTTAAAGGCCTCAATTGATGTCGTCAAAGTGCTTGAATTTCAAGGACTTGCTTTTAGAGGACGAGATGAAAGTTCTGATTCAATTAATCGTGGGAATTTTCTTGAAACATTGGATTTGGTGGTATTATATAATGAATATGTTGCAAAAGCGATAGAGAAAGCTCCCAAAAATGCCTCttacaaatcaccaaaaatccaaaaggaaatcttacatgtattttcaaacaAGGTGAAGAAGGCAATTCGTGAAGAAATTAGTGATGCAAAATTTTGCCTAATTATTGATGAAGCTCGTGATGAGTCAATGAAGGAGCAAATGGctattgttataaaatttgtagacAAATATG ATATTCAAGGGCAAGGATATGATGGTGCAAGCAATATGCGAGGTGAGTGGAATGGATTAAAAGCTTTGGTTTCAAATGATTGTCCATATGCTTACTACATTCATTGTTTTGCACATCGCATGCAATTTGCATTAGTGGCAGCATCAAAAGAAGTTATTCTTgttcaaagtttttttaatagattatcaTCTATTGTCAATGTTGTTGATGCTTCATGCAAGCATATTGAGCAACTAAAAAAAGCTTATGCTGATCAAATTgcatattttgttgaaattggtGAGCTTGAAACTGAAAGAGGACTTAATCAAATTAGCACATTACAACGGGCTGGAGATACTTGTTGGGGTTCTCACTTGAGATCGATTTCTAGCTTGGTAAATATATTTAGTCCAACATGTGAAATTTTACTTAAGATCATCAAGGAAGGAAATACTACTTCCCAACGAGAAGCAGCATACTCATGTTATCATGCTAtgatttcttttgaatttgtgttCATTTTGCATCTCATGAAAGAAATTATGAAGATCACTAATACAGTTTGTCAAGCTTTGCAATGTCAGTCTCAAGACATTTTAAATGCGATGGATTTTGTTTCATCCACTAAAGCacttattcaaaattttagagaTGAAGAGTGGGATAATTTACTTACCATTGTGAAATCATTTTGTGAGACACGCGACATAGATGTCCCAGATATGAATGCTTGTTATGTTGAGAGAGGAGGTCTAGCTCGTTATCAACAAGATGACTTCACAATTGAGCATCATTATCGGGTAGATATTTTTATGCTGTAA